The DNA region GCGTGGCATAAAGCTTCACCCCAATTATTTGATGTGCTCATTCCAGGGGGAAAAATGGGTAGTAGTGCATTGATGGCTCTTATTAAATCACTAGATTCAATGTAAACATACTTTTATTTTGATTAACTACATGCTCTCATACCCTCGAGAGGACATGTTTGCTTTTCATCGTTGAAATTTAGGATCACATTTTTCACCTCCAAATGTGAGATCACCCGACCCCTCTTTggctaacaattttttttaattttaactaATAATAAGTGTTTCATTCAACTTTTTTTCCATAAAATACATGATGTATATGAACAAATGTCTATTTGCAATTCTTTCAACGGATATTCAAAGCTTTCCCTgagttgtttttgttttctaaaaCAATGCTAATAGATATGGAAAAGGCTtgaggtgcccactagggtggacattttctattttggtccaccggtgcaccaggggcatatttttaaaaacttaaaagAAATTATGCGCAAAATCACTGTTGGGaaacatgaaaataaattaaatatcacttttatttttttttatcaaaaataaaaaatcagtttaattaataaaaagtttctaatgacaaaaataaattaaaatatcaaaAATGTTCCTAGATGTGATCATGGGCTATTTGTTTTGTCAATGGAATTATGGGCTTCAATTAAAGGCATTTCCAAAAACATGTAAGGCCTTTTTTTGGGGATAGTAACAGGCTTATTAGGCCCAGAAAAAAATTGGCGAAGTAATATTTGTCCctttaatttttgttaaaaataatttgaagcTCTGCACGCAAAATCTTTGGGTTTCGCCGCCGTCATCACCTCACTCTCCGATCTGAAGCTCTGCACGCCACTGCTCCTCTTGGGTTTCCTCGCCGTCGCCGCTCTTCCTCTCTCCCACCGTTATTAAGCTTGTAAGAGTGAGAGTGGTGTTGTAGGGTACTGACAGGATGTGGAGGTGGATCCTTGCAAGACATGGAAATGCCATTCGCAGCTACAACAACCGCGTTCTCTCACGAATTCAGCTCCCTCTTTCCAATTTTCTGGTGAACCCTCCGCCCCAATCAACTTTTCATTTCCCTCAAAGCTCATATGTTTGTAGCAATGGCAACAACCCCCGATTCTTCTGTCATGGAGCCACTGATTCCACCGTCGATTTCGAAAATGGGGTCTCCGTGTTTTCTGATGGTGGTGTTCAGAATGATGATGAGCAACGTGCTGTGGAAGAACAAGgatatgaagaaaaagaagaagaagtgtacCAGATTGATGAGGGCAAGTTGGAGAACGTGGTGAGTCTTCTTCAACGTGAAGACGCTGATGGGTCATTGGAGTCATCTCTTGATGCCATGGATTTGACCCTGCACCAAGACTTTGTCAtcatagcacttagaagaaacTCTTGGGGTCATGGTTTGGTTGAGAATCTTCTCAGGTTTTTTAGGTGGGTTTGGAAGGAGAATTCTTCAAATGTCACAACCCCAGTTGTTGAGTCTCTTGTTCATGCAGTATGCAGCAGCAGTGTGAGGGAGAAAGAGTTCTACTCGCTGTGGGAATTGGTTAAAGAAATTGGGGAGGAAGAGGATGGAAAAATTATCGATGTAACCATTCTCAATAAATTGATATTTTACTTCTCCCAATTGGGAAATGGGAAAGCTGCTTTAGAGTTATTTGACAAGTTTGAGTTCTTTCAGTGTGTGCCTAATGCTGAAACATATCATTTCACAATTCAAGCTCTTTATAGGCATTCGTTGTTCGATTCGGCTTCATCTGTAAGTCAAAagatgctggatgcacagagcaTTCCTGATGAGGAGAAAGTTGGTGACATATTAGGTTGGTTGTGTAAGGGCAAAAAGGTTAAAGAAGCACATGCAGTGTACAAGGCAGTGGTAGAGAAAGGGAAGTATCCACCTATGTCTTCTGTTAACTTTTTGGTTGGCAAACTCGCTTACGAAAATGGAACTGTACCACTGGCTTTGGAGATGTTGAAAGATATCCCTGGGGACATGAGGAAACATGCCATAAAGCCGTATTTGGCTGTTGTTCGAGCCTTGTGTAGGGTTAAAGATGTTGGTGCAGCTAAGCAGTTGATATTGGACATGATTGCAAATGGTCCACCTCCTGGAAATGCTGtgtttaattttgttattaCTGGTTATTCCAAAGTTGGGGAAATGGGACAAGCTGTGGAGATGATGAAGCTACTAGAAAGTAGAGGTTTGAAGCCAGATGTGTACACATATGCTGTTATTGTTAGTGGTTATTCAAATGGTGGTGAGATGGAAGCTGCCAGGAAGATCTTAGAAGAAGCTAAAAAGAATCATTCTGTGTTAAGCCCTGTGATGTATCACTCGCTAGTTCGTGGATATTGCAAAATGGAACAATTTGATGAGGCTTTAAAGTTGTTGACTGAGATGAAGGATTCTGGTGTTCGCATCAGTGTTGATGAATACGACAAGTTGATCCAGTCTCTCTGCTTGAAGGCTATGGATTGGGAAACGGCTGAAAAGCTGCAAGCGGAAATGAAAGAGAATGGTCTATATCTCAAGGGAGTCACAAGGGCCCTGATTAGAGCTGTGAAGGAGATGGAAAATGAGGCTGTGGAGCCTTAAATCATTTGTTCAGTTGCCTAAACATTGATGTGAGCAGCCTGGTATTTGCAACTTTTTTCTGATTAGCTCGTCAATTTAACTGTAGTTTACAATCCCTATGCAAAAGCCTATCGAGAGGagaaaattttggagttgaTTGTTAACATGTTTGATGTCTTAAACTGGTCTTTTTTAAATAAGACTTCTTTATTTCCTCCGGTTTAATTTTGATACCGGTACACTCAAACTTATTTAACCTTTTTACTAGTTAATGTCAGATATAATGAGAGAGCCCATTTGTAGTGCTGCTTTTTTATTATGTGTTTCCTTCCAATTATATTGCTGCATGCAATAAAAAAACCTAGATCTTTGTAAAGGGCCGTTTCCCATTTTATCCTGTACTTAACATATTTTTATTATGGCTGGTATTGTATGTTTCATTTTCAGCTTCTTGCAGCAATATTTTGATCCCAAGGTTATACATTATTCCTAACACCTTGTATTGTATAAATATTAGGCTGAAACCTTAAGAATGATATAGTGAATGAGAGAAGCTACATAATTGAATCCAGGGGAAGTATACTCCAACACAAAATTAAAGAGGAATACTTTCATTTTTTAGTTCTCCTTGGACTTCTAATCAATTTATCTTATCTACTTGTGTATGTATCTGTGCGTATTGTATGTTTCAGTCACTATTGTCCTGAGGCAAGCCCAAAATGTCACTCTGATAAAAAActgataatatttttttagaatcAAAACAAATCTTAATAAAATTTGAGTATGCAGATTTTCCTCATAAATTACAGAAGATTTAGGCAGCACAAGATTACTTATTTTTATCACAATCCTCGAAACAGTGACTGTCTAGCCTCTACCAATAGGCAACTCTGACTCCAGAAATCAGAGAGTGTACAAACAATTTGTCCAAACCAACATAATGAGTATAAAAATGAGTAGTCCAACTAAAATATGAAGACAACACTGTCATGAACTCTGGACTTCTGATTCTGAGCCACACATTCTGAAATCCACATTAGGTTCCTGATCTCCTGTTTCCCTAACCTCATATACTCGAAGAACACAGCATACTGAAACTGTTGCTCAAACACCAAGCAAAGCCTCTTCGCCTCCTCCTCATAGAATGCCTTGTCAGGCATCTGACTCTCTCCATATGATAACTTGGCAAAAATAGACTGATAGGGAGGGTATTTTTCCATAACAGCATAAACCTGATCAACGTCCTCACAGACAGCAAGTTCCTCATGACCATAGGGGTAAAGCAAACCAAAGTTAGGGTGGAAATGGAAGTTTCCTTCCTCTTTGACGCTATAGAACTAGGAAAAGATTTGAGGTAAAACCCTCTGTGTGATCTGAACTTACAGTAAATAGAAAAATGGGCATCCCAAAGGTTCCTCTATTCATGTAACTTTACAGCTTTCTTCTCTTGGAAGGGAGAGCTGCACTGTTCAACATAGGTTTTGTTTATAAACTTCGGGGTGAAAACAGAGCTGCTGATAATTATTGTGATCGAGTAGCTGTTAGTAGTTATGTCAACAACTGCCTTGTAACAGATTCAGTTAGTTAGTTATTACTGCCAGCACTCAGTGCTATTTCTGTCGTGTCTTACTAACTTCAGTTAGACTCTTAGACTCACCTCTCTCTATGTATAAGTGTCAGTCCTTGTACCTTGTCTTGTAAGCATTGAACATCACTTTCATTTAATCTCAAAATTATTCTTACTGTTTTCTTACAGTTATAAATAAGATACAAAAGTAACATAGTAGAAACATTGTTGATGTTTTTGTTAGATTGTCAATCCTGGCGAGATCCTGGGATCCCAGTTCCCCTCCCATCCCGGCCAAGTACTGGGACGACCACCCCCATCCCAACCCACTTCGCCGGACACTGGGATCAAGGCCAAAATTTTGGCCTTTCCCTTGCAATCCGGCGGGATAGTGAAGGTTCCAGTTTTCCGAACGTTGGGGATGGTTTTTAGGGGTATTTCTGGGTTTCACAGCGGAAAAAACCCTAGATGTTTGATTGAGCTCGACCCTCGTCTCCTCAGTCCTCACATCCCTCTCTTTGACCCCTCTCCTTGCCACTCTCTCAAGCGTGTGAACCGGCCAGCAACCACTACGACAGGACCTCTGTCTTTTTGCATCTCCTCTGTTctgttttctttcttccttgctttgttccttcatcctctgTTCTCTTCCAGACATGGCTTCCTCCTCTGACTTTTATTTAGTTAAGTTTCATGTATCTTCTTGTTTTTTAGTTGTATGACTTTTGTTGAAGACTTTTAATTCTTTTGCTGGTTTGCTACTATGAAAGTATGCATATGTTATGAACTTCAAGTAATATTTATCATTGATTTAGTATGTATATAAATTATACATAATATAGACAAGAACTCACTATCCCGGCCATCCCGCTATCCCATTTTTGGGGCCGGCCTCTACGTGTTGGGATCTAGTATTGACAATATAGGTTTGTTAGTTTCATAGAGCTGGGGTCAGCTGCTTAAGTCTTGTCCCCCGTATCTAGGGATGGTGGCCTTGAGAGAGTGTGGTGGAGACTGGAGAATGAAAATGGGGATGTTGTGGTGTTTTGAAGAAGGAAACCAAATATCGGATCGAGTCATTGGGAATCCAATGCGGCGGAGAATCAGAAGTCTTGTCCCCCATACTTTTTTAAGATGTACTTTATACTTATGAAGGcagataataaaaatattatcttGTCCAAATAGACTCCTAGTACTGGTTCATTGATGAGATCTAGGCACCATGATGCACAGACCTAAAATAGATCATCAGTTATTATGAGAGTGAACAAGAGTTGAGGACTAGAGATTCCAAGAGTTTGGTGCTCAAATAAAGGAAGTTGTCAAATATGAACAGAACTATAGAAGTACAGTGGTCAGGTAGGTAGGAACTAGGAACGAAGGAGCTTTATTTAACGTTATGCTTGCGTGATTTTGTTAAACCTTGAATGTTTTCATTTTGTTGGTGCTACTAAGAGGGCTTTACAGTAAAGTTTACTATGCAAAGGCATACTTAAACATGACTTTGGCCAGCTTAAGTGACTTAGTGAAACCTTGAATATTTGATGCTATTAAAATGGCTTACTAGTTTGGGGTGGTGCTGGTGTAGTGCGGCTGTTGTGAATGCAGAATGACAGGTGGCTGTGGTGGAGTTGGGGTATTAGTGGTATCCAAGGTTTTCCATTGTGAGGATCCGTTCAGGTATGTTACATGAATGTTTTAGGCTGTTAGGAACTATAATACATGTTGGTTGAAACTAAGGCAGATCTCAATCTATGTGATGACAAGATTGAGATGGAGGCCTTTGGTGGTGCAACTGTCTAGTGTAATTGCTTAGCACTCATGCCTTCTGTTCTGTCTATATTCTATGTTATACAATAACAATACTAAATTTCTATTATTGAGCATTATGTATGTGATTTAGAGTATGAAATTGatctcttttcttttccaacACTATATGGAATTTGCCTTGGACCCAGAGGAGAATCGGGACTGCTGCAGAAACAGGGAATTAAGTGATGAGACCAGTAAAGTTTGCATTGCATGACTGAGGCAATATATGAAGTGATGAGACCacttgcttttgtttttttgcTTTTCCTTTTTATGTGTTGTTTATTGATGATGGACCATATGTAGCAGAGGTCATGCTTAACATTCACCATTACCTTTCTGCATTCATGGTTCAAGGAAGTGAACaaaactcattgaaaaagtACATTGCACTTAtggaaaaataaatcaattttttaccaTAATTCTTAGCACTGTGGACagcattctttttttttttttgctaatgtgGAGGGCTTAAAGCCCGAACAGCATACGTTCTAGTCTTTCAAAGGAAGTCTTATTGATAATTATCACGAAGCACATTAATTTGATGAGGAATCATTTTGCTTTTGCTTATCTTACTAATAATCTCAGGCAACAGTCAACAATAGGGAAAGTAGAACAATAATTTCTCAAAGAGTAGTATCGTATTGAATCAACAATATCACCCACCTTCGGAGTtattctcttcatttttttgtACTATTTATCTATCACCTGAATTTTTTTAGCAAGTCTAAGAACATCATCTTTAAATCACTGGTTCCATATGCTTTTCTTCTTTAAGGGAAATCATCCCTAGGTGTGAGGGGTCATGTTTTAAACCAGACACGCTTGTATCTCATGCATCTTTTTcttccaacaacaacaatcaaacaAATGGGAACTCTGATATTCCCTGCAATTTTGTGGGACGGCTACTTTGACAAAAAAGGCCACAATAAGTTAGGTAGGGTGCCCAATCGTTTGAACAAGTCAGCTGAACAATATCACAAAACAAGGAAGAATATAACCGAAGTTTTACTACAATTCTTTTACTCATTACAAAAACAACCTTCTTTCACTTCATCTCAAACTATGGGTGAACATGGCCGGGTAGATCCAATGAATCCGTCCAatccaatccgatccaatagaaaaaatgcgggttggatcggaTAATCGGGTTaatcggatggattttactacaacctaaccaagttcggatcggatttcggattcagttcaaattcatccaacccaacccagaatccatacatataataatttttttttataattttactcatacttggagtgctagtgtcggagtgatgactttttgaaactttgagacttaagtatttgtagttatttgtcatatttgaacttagagatttgttcgtagttatttgttacatgtttatatatattatttggcatgttggagacatctaagttctaggtgtcatgacatgacatttagtgttgtttttcactttttagttattattcatgttagattgtttcatgtcatttggtaatgaagttttatgttttcatgatatttgacTGTATGTAttttatgtggtattatttcatgctatttggtatgactttttgtgtcattttcatgctatttagtattataacatatttagtattttttataatttttctgaatttataataatatttgcaagattttttaatatttcagatatattgttattttaatatagtgacccaatcaatccatccaacTCAATCCgaacttcgtcgggttggttcggatcgggtctgaagaagaaattcgtgaaatccaactCAACCCAACCCAGATAATTTTGATCGGTTCAGATTTTATTTTAACCAAAACTCATCAAACCCAACCCATGTACACCCCTATCTCAAAACCGTGGAATGAGACCCAAAGTCATGTTCAAACAGAACTCGAGTATAATTTTGCCATGCATGTTGTTTGTGGATGGAACATTGTTTACAAACCCAAAACAGATATGTAGATGCTCTATGGTCACCATTGCATAGATATTTAGGAGCAATTTTTCTGCTGAAGTCATATGAATATATTcatctattataatatattaaattgaAGTGTGAAATGTAATGTTTCCCCTTATACTTTACTTCAGTCACATCACATATCTAAATGTAACTTCCAGTATAATTATACTATGAGCATTGAAAATAATTAcaaaattatcattattattaatattgataagcttaatattatattttatctcAACAATATTACAAAGTAATTATATGATCATGCATTGCGCACATTTTTATAATGTATTTAATCTGGAAATTTGATGTGAAGCTCCCACATAAAAAAATCATTCTCATTTCATATCACAAGAGCACTctcatctttttcttttccaacttTCAAATGATCTT from Lotus japonicus ecotype B-129 chromosome 2, LjGifu_v1.2 includes:
- the LOC130740911 gene encoding pentatricopeptide repeat-containing protein At3g02650, mitochondrial-like, coding for MWRWILARHGNAIRSYNNRVLSRIQLPLSNFLVNPPPQSTFHFPQSSYVCSNGNNPRFFCHGATDSTVDFENGVSVFSDGGVQNDDEQRAVEEQGYEEKEEEVYQIDEGKLENVVSLLQREDADGSLESSLDAMDLTLHQDFVIIALRRNSWGHGLVENLLRFFRWVWKENSSNVTTPVVESLVHAVCSSSVREKEFYSLWELVKEIGEEEDGKIIDVTILNKLIFYFSQLGNGKAALELFDKFEFFQCVPNAETYHFTIQALYRHSLFDSASSVSQKMLDAQSIPDEEKVGDILGWLCKGKKVKEAHAVYKAVVEKGKYPPMSSVNFLVGKLAYENGTVPLALEMLKDIPGDMRKHAIKPYLAVVRALCRVKDVGAAKQLILDMIANGPPPGNAVFNFVITGYSKVGEMGQAVEMMKLLESRGLKPDVYTYAVIVSGYSNGGEMEAARKILEEAKKNHSVLSPVMYHSLVRGYCKMEQFDEALKLLTEMKDSGVRISVDEYDKLIQSLCLKAMDWETAEKLQAEMKENGLYLKGVTRALIRAVKEMENEAVEP
- the LOC130740912 gene encoding probable V-type proton ATPase subunit d; the encoded protein is MEKYPPYQSIFAKLSYGESQMPDKAFYEEEAKRLCLVFEQQFQYAVFFEYMRLGKQEIRNLMWISECVAQNQKSRVHDSVVFIF